From one Pedobacter faecalis genomic stretch:
- a CDS encoding DUF4843 domain-containing protein yields MRSYILILGIIIALASCKKAEEMRFDHTAGVYFDFQFDGRKDSLVETFAYNPTLAQDTVWIPVRISGVRTGAPRTFRARIETDSTSAVEGLHYEALKDNYTIPANAGFAWLPFVIYNKDPELENRAVSAIIKLTASEDFHIENPYWIRAKVVFSAKLEKPHWWDMWPLPPYSRVKHELFIIVTGVTELSTDGLDAPKNLYITGLLTTMLNNPFNWVTKNAAKGYRLEEVTPGNADSYYFFNINNPTKKTLLRKNQQNGKYYFIDENGNEVI; encoded by the coding sequence ATGAGATCATATATATTAATATTAGGAATAATCATCGCCCTTGCTTCTTGTAAAAAGGCCGAGGAGATGCGTTTCGATCACACTGCGGGTGTCTATTTCGACTTCCAGTTTGACGGCAGAAAAGATAGCCTTGTAGAAACTTTTGCCTATAATCCTACCTTAGCCCAAGATACTGTATGGATACCCGTACGGATTTCTGGCGTCCGCACTGGTGCACCCAGAACATTCAGAGCTAGAATAGAGACAGATTCTACTTCGGCAGTTGAGGGCTTACATTACGAAGCCCTAAAGGATAATTATACTATACCTGCAAATGCCGGGTTTGCTTGGCTCCCCTTTGTGATTTATAATAAAGATCCGGAATTGGAGAATCGCGCTGTGTCGGCAATTATTAAACTGACCGCATCCGAAGATTTTCACATAGAAAATCCCTACTGGATTCGAGCAAAGGTTGTATTCTCTGCCAAGCTCGAAAAACCACACTGGTGGGATATGTGGCCTTTGCCACCATACTCCAGAGTCAAACATGAGTTGTTCATTATCGTAACGGGTGTCACCGAGCTCTCAACTGATGGCTTGGATGCTCCGAAGAACCTTTATATCACGGGCTTGCTAACTACTATGTTAAACAATCCGTTTAACTGGGTAACTAAGAATGCTGCTAAGGGTTACAGGCTTGAGGAAGTAACCCCTGGAAATGCCGACAGTTATTACTTTTTCAATATCAACAACCCGACTAAGAAGACATTGCTCAGAAAGAACCAACAGAACGGGAAATATTATTTCATTGATGAAAACGGAAACGAAGTCATCTAA
- a CDS encoding RagB/SusD family nutrient uptake outer membrane protein: MNTKIIIGLLAVVVSLTSCKKWLDVEPESEISAPVLFSTENGFMEALTGIYTRCAQTDLYGKEMTFGTPEVLAQNYTMGFNEGLNYSQTSQYNYNNSDFIDRKDKIWAALYNGIVNANLILENVDKNKNVFSGNNYAIVKGEALALRAYLHFDALRLFAPAYIRGASNKGIPYVMAYTKDVTPMSTVGEAIDKAIADLEEAKQLLAADPIRNATYLINYPRVVDEDTNTEETSPFQFLQNRRHRLNYYAVCGTLARVYLYKNDQPMALQNALEVINAKKFPWTLKTDFNAFEESKKDRILYKELVFGWYMPRSWYVEGSTEDIKENWFVSGTRGLHLSEDAARNIYETGAAGANDLRFKNWLSLTGSITAKTYDIVKYNRNSQNDAESANLHYLMAPAIRLSEMYYIAAECTYPTDASKALEYINAVRFQRDVDNLTGVNSQEEFMRELIKECRKEWLAEGQLFYMYKRLNRSITGQTGSTIPASDRIFVLPLPNDEIVYGGR; the protein is encoded by the coding sequence ATGAACACAAAAATAATAATCGGTTTGCTGGCCGTCGTCGTTTCCCTGACCTCCTGCAAAAAGTGGCTTGACGTGGAACCTGAGTCTGAAATCTCGGCGCCAGTGCTTTTCAGTACTGAAAATGGCTTTATGGAAGCCCTGACGGGCATCTATACTCGTTGTGCCCAGACAGATCTGTACGGTAAGGAGATGACTTTTGGAACTCCGGAAGTACTTGCTCAGAATTATACAATGGGTTTTAACGAAGGTTTGAATTATTCTCAAACAAGTCAGTATAACTATAATAATTCTGATTTCATCGACCGTAAGGACAAGATATGGGCAGCCCTGTATAACGGGATCGTAAATGCTAACCTGATTCTGGAGAACGTTGATAAAAACAAGAATGTATTTTCGGGCAACAACTACGCGATCGTGAAAGGCGAAGCGCTGGCTTTGCGTGCTTATCTGCATTTCGACGCGCTGCGGCTTTTTGCTCCTGCATATATCCGCGGTGCATCTAACAAGGGTATTCCCTATGTCATGGCATACACCAAAGACGTTACGCCTATGTCGACGGTCGGAGAAGCTATTGACAAGGCTATTGCTGATTTAGAAGAAGCTAAGCAACTGCTGGCTGCAGACCCGATCCGCAATGCAACGTATCTAATTAACTACCCCAGAGTAGTAGACGAGGACACCAACACAGAAGAGACTTCTCCGTTTCAGTTCCTGCAAAACCGCAGACACCGTTTAAATTATTATGCCGTTTGCGGAACGCTGGCAAGAGTATATCTGTACAAGAACGATCAGCCGATGGCACTTCAGAATGCGTTGGAAGTGATCAATGCTAAGAAGTTTCCCTGGACACTGAAGACAGATTTCAACGCCTTTGAAGAGTCTAAAAAGGACCGCATACTATATAAGGAGCTGGTATTTGGCTGGTATATGCCAAGATCGTGGTATGTAGAAGGGTCGACAGAAGATATTAAAGAGAATTGGTTTGTGAGCGGCACACGTGGATTGCATCTAAGCGAAGATGCCGCACGCAATATTTATGAGACTGGCGCTGCTGGTGCCAATGACCTGCGTTTTAAAAACTGGTTATCCCTAACCGGCTCGATCACGGCGAAAACATACGACATCGTTAAATATAATAGAAATTCACAAAACGACGCTGAGAGCGCAAACCTGCATTACCTGATGGCGCCAGCGATCAGGTTGAGCGAAATGTATTATATAGCAGCGGAATGTACTTATCCGACTGACGCTAGCAAGGCACTTGAATACATCAACGCCGTGAGGTTTCAAAGAGATGTTGATAACCTTACAGGAGTTAACTCTCAGGAAGAGTTTATGAGGGAACTTATAAAAGAATGTCGGAAGGAATGGCTAGCGGAAGGACAGTTGTTCTATATGTATAAGCGCCTTAACAGGTCTATCACTGGGCAAACAGGTTCGACTATTCCAGCGTCTGACAGGATTTTCGTTCTGCCCTTACCAAATGACGAAATCGTATACGGAGGAAGATAA
- a CDS encoding DUF1573 domain-containing protein: MNRLAFLYLLLSTTLLASCRKDRIIFSDGTLPEIFEEAARKKKKIFILVTDGECGSCKAFMSFVNSNRQASESIVSEYLTFKADLSTPAGREIAQILKTPAYPYPYFFSYDGTLLAFGFPNNPDFDISPLHNIKNDPYRFKELFGLPISPDKYKDLISLSVKAALDIDKGKMLSGYKHILKSLEIAHYPFNIKTYGTLSSMLNFEQSAVVKYMPSGSDRILYGNLKRYLGKDSVVIHDSLRSRHINAMDYPKEINLGKIGRGKHYGFSFDLQNLSSDTLKVYKINPACDCTKIQLDSIVKIAPHEKVNFAGTVRPYASGSLKTVIFVHTSASNKPVITLPITAYVN, from the coding sequence ATGAATAGGTTAGCGTTTCTGTATTTACTCCTGTCGACTACGTTATTAGCATCTTGCAGGAAAGATCGTATTATATTCTCAGACGGCACATTGCCTGAGATATTCGAGGAAGCAGCTCGTAAAAAGAAAAAGATTTTTATATTAGTTACGGACGGTGAGTGTGGTTCCTGTAAGGCATTCATGTCGTTTGTGAATAGCAACCGTCAGGCTTCGGAATCTATTGTTAGTGAATATCTTACGTTTAAAGCGGACTTAAGTACTCCCGCGGGCAGAGAGATAGCCCAGATTCTAAAGACTCCTGCATATCCATACCCTTACTTTTTTTCTTACGATGGCACTTTACTAGCTTTTGGGTTCCCTAATAATCCAGACTTTGACATTTCGCCGCTGCACAATATAAAAAATGATCCATACAGATTTAAAGAACTGTTTGGCTTGCCGATATCCCCTGACAAATATAAAGATCTTATATCGTTAAGCGTAAAAGCTGCATTAGATATAGATAAAGGTAAAATGCTTAGCGGTTATAAACATATTTTGAAGTCATTGGAGATAGCGCATTATCCTTTTAATATTAAAACGTATGGTACCCTGTCTAGTATGTTAAATTTTGAGCAGAGCGCTGTTGTCAAGTATATGCCGTCTGGTTCTGATCGGATATTGTACGGCAATCTTAAACGGTATCTAGGTAAGGACAGTGTTGTAATCCATGACTCCCTACGTTCAAGGCATATTAACGCAATGGATTATCCGAAGGAAATTAATCTCGGTAAGATAGGGAGAGGAAAACACTATGGGTTTTCTTTTGACCTACAAAACTTGTCATCTGACACATTAAAGGTATACAAGATTAATCCAGCTTGTGACTGTACAAAGATTCAACTTGATAGCATTGTGAAAATTGCCCCGCATGAAAAGGTAAATTTCGCAGGTACCGTTCGGCCGTATGCCAGTGGGTCGCTCAAAACGGTTATTTTCGTTCATACGTCAGCGTCAAACAAGCCGGTTATTACCCTTCCTATTACTGCTTATGTTAATTAA
- a CDS encoding PKD-like family lipoprotein, whose amino-acid sequence MRKLLFFLSVISVIFTACHKDLGHYEIDMPETPEVVMDSVFTANVGDSLIITPTIKSKDLANIELHWRISVMEGTDVLDTGASLRIIYGLQAKRYPGRLTVYNKANGMKYFHKFFIDGATEFARGTSVLSVENGITQFSFIKPDGTVQARLYRAIHGKDLPANPMNLFLLRNRFTGGTMLGYWIITKNGGVRLEPNTMVEDPKYPNTLSDNFFVAPDNIEVGSLKPHQQGIMAGVINGTLYGGTTNTWDQAPTYGMFGPAEGDYELAPSFIMTQANAGTSFVGFDKNRKQFLRFNVYSGPTYFGTQYGVPSPAAFNPMAVDMDLIHMEQLNNTDCYAYCKSADGKIHELHFTVNFTGPFEFKPLGKREFVRQDLITADTKWQGASNGVIFMTKGEKIYRYNPLNQEVRELVTTFEKPVSMIKLSEDEQILRVGIQGGIYNLDISTGKYGTLIDKVEGIPGSPVDIVVRTN is encoded by the coding sequence ATGAGAAAGTTATTATTTTTTCTTTCGGTAATTTCGGTAATATTTACCGCGTGCCACAAAGATTTGGGTCATTATGAGATCGACATGCCGGAAACACCTGAAGTTGTTATGGATTCAGTCTTTACAGCAAATGTTGGTGATAGCCTAATCATTACACCTACGATTAAGAGTAAAGATCTTGCGAACATTGAACTGCACTGGCGAATTAGTGTTATGGAAGGCACCGATGTCCTTGATACCGGTGCATCCCTTCGTATAATCTACGGATTGCAGGCTAAACGCTATCCTGGGCGGCTTACCGTGTACAATAAAGCAAACGGAATGAAATATTTCCACAAGTTCTTTATTGACGGCGCTACGGAATTTGCACGGGGAACAAGCGTGCTTAGTGTTGAAAATGGGATTACACAATTCTCCTTTATAAAGCCGGACGGAACGGTTCAGGCTAGACTTTACCGGGCTATACATGGTAAAGACCTTCCTGCAAATCCGATGAACCTGTTCCTGCTCAGAAACCGGTTTACGGGTGGTACAATGCTCGGATACTGGATCATTACCAAGAACGGTGGGGTCAGGCTTGAACCAAACACTATGGTTGAAGACCCTAAATATCCGAACACACTTTCTGACAACTTCTTTGTTGCTCCGGATAATATTGAAGTGGGAAGTTTAAAACCTCATCAGCAAGGTATTATGGCCGGCGTAATAAACGGAACCTTATACGGAGGTACAACAAACACTTGGGATCAGGCACCTACCTACGGAATGTTCGGTCCTGCAGAAGGTGATTATGAACTAGCGCCTTCTTTTATTATGACCCAGGCAAATGCAGGAACCTCTTTTGTAGGTTTTGATAAAAACCGTAAACAGTTTCTGAGATTCAACGTGTATAGTGGCCCTACATATTTCGGGACACAATATGGAGTTCCTTCGCCAGCAGCGTTCAATCCAATGGCTGTGGACATGGACCTCATCCACATGGAGCAACTAAACAATACAGACTGCTATGCCTACTGTAAGTCAGCTGACGGGAAAATCCACGAGCTTCATTTTACAGTCAACTTTACTGGTCCATTCGAATTTAAGCCGTTAGGAAAGAGAGAATTTGTTAGACAAGATCTCATTACAGCAGATACGAAATGGCAAGGTGCCAGCAATGGCGTTATTTTTATGACCAAAGGAGAAAAAATCTATCGGTATAATCCCCTGAATCAAGAGGTTCGGGAACTTGTTACAACTTTTGAAAAACCTGTATCAATGATTAAACTATCGGAAGACGAACAAATTCTTAGGGTGGGCATCCAGGGAGGAATTTACAATCTGGACATTTCTACTGGTAAGTACGGTACTTTAATCGATAAAGTTGAAGGAATTCCAGGAAGCCCGGTGGATATTGTGGTAAGAACTAATTAA
- a CDS encoding SusC/RagA family TonB-linked outer membrane protein — translation MKLTFLYNPVSRIQRVKYKILIAMKLTAILLLLGTMHLSAAVYSQNITLSRRNATLESLFNDVKKQTGYLFFYNGKINTKNRLLNVELKNVPLEEALQAFLDKQDLTYKIVDRTIVIMNEAQTMNQSLMDQINARRLEITGKVLDGDTKEGMPGVNISLKSTKATLGQTNGQGEFKINAQAGDVIVFTYVGYKPYEVKVSDAKRLNIVLEPLVNSMDNVVITGYQTIKKESYTDNAVTVTGEELKRVNPLNLLQSIQAFDPSFRLMENNLGGSDPNRLPNINVRGSSALPSGDGEVLRRDNITSTVNMPAFILDGFQVDVQKIFDLDINRVASVTLLKDAAATAIYGSRAANGVLVITTKAPQEGSLRITYNAEGYVSTPDLSDYQVLNASEKLQYEQLAGLYSSNVVFLPQDELDELYYSKLRNVVGGVDSYWLSQPVRTTAGQKHSVNLEGGSETFRYGVDLRYQARPGVMKGSSRDQYSGGMTFMYNKDKLLLRNDLLITQMNAKESPYGSFANYVRMNPYYPIRDADGRVLREVDLWEDQARNEHVVLNPLYDAGLSSFNKSAYTEIINNLSGDYELSNSLRLRGQMSLTTRSNSDDIFKSPMSNEFYFYESTRLDEKGSYTDRHRKETYWDGNIRLTWFKQLDGHAINLLGGVNARTELSDEKEYTAVGFANDRFTSIGFARGYAENATPLSGIRESRLLGSFMSLNYSYQNKYLLDATGRLDGSSKFGNENRTAPFWSLGLGWNVHNEKFLAGHPVISQLRVRASTGLTGSVEFEPYLSRTTYNYQNGNWYSSGIGAIVNNYGNSALSWQKTQMTDIGIEVGLFKDRIFVSPRVYRKFTKDILADITLPPSTGFYSYKENLGDMENKGAELNLRADAVREKDWTVSLTANLVANRNQIVRISNALKKYNDRANELQTTPTDQNGFRGIPLLRYNEGQSINAIYAVPSLGIDPENGRELYRKRDGSLTYTYDVNDVVVVGNSDPKVNGFFGGTVRYKNFLMTATFESRFGGDMYNNTLVDRVENADARYNVDRRVFDEKWKQSGDLVFYKNIADRGETQVNSRFVMPDNMINLQSVYLSYDFEKRVASRLKMSALRFAVTANDLARWSSVKQERGIDYPFARSINFSINAIF, via the coding sequence ATGAAATTAACTTTTCTTTACAACCCTGTATCCCGGATACAGCGGGTAAAGTATAAAATCTTAATAGCGATGAAGTTAACTGCTATTTTGTTACTACTCGGCACCATGCACCTGTCGGCCGCCGTATACTCGCAGAACATAACCCTTTCAAGGCGCAATGCCACATTGGAGAGTTTGTTTAACGATGTAAAAAAGCAAACAGGTTATCTTTTCTTTTATAACGGTAAAATCAATACCAAGAACCGCCTGCTTAATGTGGAGCTTAAGAATGTTCCGCTTGAGGAGGCTTTACAGGCTTTCCTTGACAAACAGGACCTGACCTATAAGATCGTGGACCGCACCATTGTGATCATGAACGAGGCGCAGACAATGAACCAATCGCTCATGGACCAGATCAATGCCCGTAGACTGGAGATTACAGGTAAGGTACTTGATGGTGATACGAAAGAGGGTATGCCCGGGGTGAATATCTCGCTTAAGAGCACCAAAGCTACGCTTGGGCAGACTAATGGGCAAGGTGAATTTAAAATAAACGCCCAAGCGGGTGACGTGATCGTCTTTACCTATGTGGGGTATAAGCCTTATGAAGTTAAGGTAAGCGACGCAAAACGTTTGAATATTGTCCTTGAGCCTCTGGTAAATTCCATGGATAACGTCGTTATCACAGGCTACCAGACAATAAAGAAAGAGAGTTACACTGATAACGCCGTCACCGTAACCGGAGAGGAGCTTAAGCGTGTTAATCCTCTGAATTTACTGCAAAGTATCCAGGCATTTGACCCTTCCTTCAGACTTATGGAGAACAATCTTGGTGGTTCCGATCCAAACAGATTACCTAATATCAACGTGCGCGGATCGTCGGCACTCCCTAGCGGCGACGGTGAAGTTTTGCGCAGGGACAACATTACGAGCACGGTAAATATGCCTGCTTTCATCCTCGATGGATTCCAGGTAGACGTACAAAAGATCTTTGACCTGGACATTAACCGGGTAGCCTCGGTTACCCTGCTTAAAGACGCCGCAGCAACCGCAATTTATGGCTCCCGTGCCGCCAATGGTGTTCTTGTTATTACGACCAAAGCACCTCAGGAGGGTTCCTTAAGAATTACTTATAACGCAGAGGGATACGTGAGTACGCCGGATCTTTCAGACTACCAGGTATTGAATGCTTCAGAAAAACTACAGTATGAGCAGCTTGCTGGTCTATATAGTTCGAACGTGGTTTTTCTGCCTCAAGACGAACTTGACGAATTATATTACAGCAAATTAAGAAATGTTGTAGGTGGAGTTGACTCCTACTGGCTTTCGCAACCTGTAAGGACTACTGCCGGACAAAAGCATTCGGTTAACCTGGAAGGTGGATCGGAAACGTTCCGCTATGGCGTTGATCTTCGTTATCAGGCAAGACCTGGTGTAATGAAGGGTTCGTCTAGAGACCAGTACTCTGGCGGTATGACCTTCATGTACAATAAAGACAAGCTTCTTTTGAGGAATGACTTGCTTATTACCCAAATGAATGCGAAGGAGTCGCCTTACGGAAGCTTCGCCAATTATGTGCGGATGAACCCTTACTACCCTATCCGCGATGCTGATGGCAGAGTACTGCGCGAGGTTGATCTCTGGGAAGATCAAGCACGTAACGAGCACGTTGTTCTAAACCCGCTTTACGACGCTGGTCTAAGCAGCTTCAACAAGTCGGCATACACTGAGATCATCAACAATTTATCAGGTGATTATGAACTGTCGAACAGCTTACGTTTACGCGGTCAAATGAGTTTAACTACACGCTCTAATTCTGATGACATATTTAAGTCGCCGATGTCCAACGAGTTCTATTTCTACGAATCGACAAGACTTGATGAGAAGGGTAGCTATACCGACAGACACAGAAAAGAAACATACTGGGACGGTAATATCCGCCTTACCTGGTTTAAACAACTGGACGGACATGCCATTAACCTGCTTGGTGGTGTAAACGCCCGCACTGAATTGTCTGACGAGAAAGAATACACAGCAGTCGGTTTTGCTAACGACAGGTTTACTAGCATCGGTTTTGCCAGGGGTTACGCCGAAAACGCTACGCCTCTGAGCGGAATCCGTGAATCGCGTTTGCTCGGTTCTTTCATGAGTTTGAATTATTCCTATCAAAACAAATATCTGCTTGATGCAACCGGCCGTCTGGATGGTTCATCAAAGTTTGGTAACGAAAACCGGACGGCACCTTTCTGGTCGCTCGGTCTGGGCTGGAATGTACACAATGAGAAGTTTCTGGCCGGTCATCCGGTTATCAGCCAGCTTCGCGTAAGGGCGTCTACAGGTTTAACAGGTTCGGTAGAATTTGAACCGTATTTATCAAGGACTACCTATAACTATCAAAATGGTAACTGGTACAGCAGCGGTATCGGAGCTATCGTAAACAATTATGGTAACTCAGCACTTTCCTGGCAGAAAACCCAGATGACAGATATCGGTATTGAAGTAGGTTTATTTAAAGACAGGATATTCGTGTCACCACGGGTTTACAGGAAGTTCACTAAAGACATTCTTGCGGACATCACGCTCCCACCTTCAACAGGTTTCTATTCTTACAAAGAAAACCTTGGGGATATGGAAAACAAGGGTGCTGAGTTGAACTTAAGGGCTGACGCGGTGCGTGAGAAGGACTGGACGGTTAGCCTGACAGCTAACCTTGTAGCAAACAGAAACCAGATTGTCCGTATATCAAACGCGCTAAAGAAATATAATGATCGCGCAAATGAACTTCAGACAACCCCTACAGATCAGAACGGTTTCAGGGGTATTCCTTTGCTGCGTTACAACGAAGGACAGTCGATCAACGCCATCTATGCGGTCCCTTCACTTGGGATTGACCCGGAAAATGGCAGGGAATTATATAGAAAGCGCGATGGCTCACTGACTTACACCTATGACGTTAATGATGTTGTCGTGGTAGGAAACAGTGACCCTAAGGTTAACGGCTTTTTTGGAGGTACTGTTAGGTATAAAAACTTTTTGATGACTGCAACCTTTGAATCTCGTTTTGGCGGCGACATGTACAATAATACGTTGGTTGACCGGGTTGAGAACGCTGACGCAAGGTACAATGTTGACAGACGTGTATTCGACGAAAAGTGGAAACAAAGTGGAGATCTCGTGTTTTACAAAAACATTGCAGACCGAGGCGAAACACAAGTAAATTCCCGCTTTGTGATGCCAGACAACATGATCAATCTACAGTCTGTATATCTGTCGTATGATTTTGAGAAACGTGTTGCTTCACGTTTAAAAATGAGTGCCCTAAGATTTGCCGTGACTGCGAACGATCTTGCCAGATGGTCATCAGTAAAGCAAGAACGAGGCATTGACTATCCGTTTGCAAGAAGCATCAACTTCTCAATTAACGCTATTTTTTAA
- a CDS encoding TlpA disulfide reductase family protein, whose translation MKLKVLILAALAPVAAAAQAPNFTITGKIGNLNKPAKIYLDYGSDGEGKQDSCELVNGTFKFTGYIANIASGRMTLSREGIRDKEVYGSGGLGDVIYPSFGKEKIHITSSDSLYNAKWTGSKVYDESVAFIKAVGPPVMTIHHNANVAFSRATAEQKKDTLFVKVLDKKVNEMQASRQTKIIEFARKNPKSYFAMYNLMEASYGTKPGVILEVFNNMSEKLRLSYDGQTLYKLMTADKVTALGATAPNFTQKDVDGKPVSLSDYRGKYVLVEFWASWCSPCRAESPNLIKQYAAYKDKGFEILGVSVDSDKAKWMDAIKKDGLTWTQVSDLKGWENDVRKIYGVTQVPANFLIDPTGKIIAVNLLTETLNSKLHEIF comes from the coding sequence ATGAAACTGAAAGTTTTAATACTGGCAGCCCTGGCCCCTGTTGCGGCGGCTGCACAAGCGCCCAATTTTACCATCACCGGTAAAATTGGGAACTTAAACAAACCGGCTAAGATCTATCTGGACTATGGTTCGGACGGGGAAGGTAAGCAGGATTCCTGCGAGCTGGTGAACGGTACGTTTAAGTTTACCGGTTATATTGCAAACATCGCCTCCGGGCGTATGACCCTTTCGCGCGAGGGTATCCGCGATAAGGAGGTTTATGGCAGTGGTGGCTTGGGTGATGTGATCTATCCAAGCTTTGGGAAAGAAAAGATTCATATCACCTCGTCAGATTCACTGTACAACGCCAAATGGACTGGTTCGAAAGTGTACGACGAGTCGGTGGCTTTTATCAAAGCGGTGGGCCCGCCGGTGATGACCATTCACCACAACGCCAATGTGGCTTTTAGCAGGGCTACGGCTGAGCAGAAAAAGGATACTTTATTCGTTAAAGTACTTGATAAAAAGGTGAACGAAATGCAGGCTTCCAGGCAGACCAAGATCATTGAATTTGCCCGTAAGAACCCGAAATCTTATTTCGCTATGTATAACCTGATGGAAGCAAGCTATGGAACAAAGCCCGGCGTGATCCTGGAGGTCTTTAACAACATGAGCGAAAAGCTCAGGCTTTCGTACGATGGCCAGACCCTCTACAAATTAATGACAGCCGATAAGGTGACCGCCTTAGGCGCTACTGCGCCGAATTTTACGCAGAAGGATGTAGACGGCAAGCCGGTGTCTTTATCGGACTACAGGGGCAAATACGTACTTGTAGAATTCTGGGCGAGCTGGTGTTCTCCTTGTCGCGCGGAGAGCCCTAACCTGATTAAGCAATACGCTGCATATAAGGACAAGGGATTTGAGATCCTTGGCGTTTCGGTAGATAGCGATAAGGCCAAGTGGATGGATGCGATTAAAAAGGATGGGCTAACCTGGACTCAGGTGTCTGACCTGAAAGGGTGGGAAAACGACGTGAGAAAGATATATGGCGTTACACAGGTGCCCGCAAACTTTTTGATAGATCCAACTGGAAAGATCATTGCTGTAAACCTATTAACCGAAACATTGAACAGCAAACTTCACGAAATATTTTAA